From the Bubalus kerabau isolate K-KA32 ecotype Philippines breed swamp buffalo chromosome 2, PCC_UOA_SB_1v2, whole genome shotgun sequence genome, one window contains:
- the DKK4 gene encoding dickkopf-related protein 4, protein MVVVVLLGLGWLCTPLGALVLDSNYIKSSAGAQRAQKGSQCVSDKDCSARKFCLRRYDEKPVCATCRGPRRRCQLSTMCCPGTLCMNNVCTPVEEAAKGPEKGTDDEDDIDIEETIKHPMQGKSNTTKPQPRKRHRGERCLRDFNCGPGLCCAHHYRTKICKPVLLEGHVCSRRGHNDNTHVLDIFQRCNCAPGLVCQSQAAQNPLHTRLHVCQNA, encoded by the exons atggtggtggtggtcctGCTGGGGCTCGGCTGGCTGTGCACCCCCCTGGGAGCCCTGGTTCTGGATTCCAACTACATCAAGAGCTCTGCTGGTGCACAAAGGGCCCAGAAG GGTTCACAGTGCGTGTCTGACAAGGACTGCAGTGCTAGAAAATTCTGCCTCCGACGTTATGATGAGAAACCGGTCTGTGCCACCTGCCGTGGACCACGGAGGCGGTGCCAGCTTTCTACTATGTGCTGCCCGGGGACGCTCTGCATGAACA ATGTCTGTACTCCAGTGGAAGAGGCAGCCAAAGGGCCGGAGAAGGGGACGGACGACGAAGACGACATAGACATAGAAGAAACAATCAAGCACCCAATGCAGGGGAAGTCaaatactacaaagccacaaccCAGGAAGA GACATAGGGGAGAAAGATGTCTCAGAGATTTCAACTGCGGGCCTGGACTTTGCTGCGCTCATCATTATCGGACCAAAATCTGTAAACCGGTGCTCCTGGAGGGACACGTCTGCTCCAGGAGGGGTCACAACGACAACACGCATGTTCTGGATATCTTCCAGCGCTGTAACTGTGCGCCCGGGCTAGTGTGTCAGAGTCAGGCGGCTCAAAATCCATTACACACACGGTTGCACGTGTGCCAGAACGCCTAA